A DNA window from Lutra lutra chromosome 8, mLutLut1.2, whole genome shotgun sequence contains the following coding sequences:
- the CHD4 gene encoding chromodomain-helicase-DNA-binding protein 4 isoform X4 encodes MASGLGSPSPCSAGSEEEDMDALLNNSLPPPHPENEEDPEEDLSEAETPKLKKKKKPKKPRDPKIPKSKRQKKERMLLCRQLGDSSGEGPEFVEEEEEVALRSDSEGSDYTPGKKKKKKLGPKKEKKSKSKRKEEEEEDDDDDDSKEPKSSAQLLEDWGMEDIDHVFSEEDYRTLTNYKAFSQFVRPLIAAKNPKIAVSKMMMVLGAKWREFSTNNPFKGSSGASVAAAAAAAVAVVESMVTATEVAPPPPPVEVPIRKAKTKEGKGPNARRKPKGSPRVPDAKKPKPKKVAPLKIKLGGFGSKRKRSSSEDDDLDVESDFDDASINSYSVSDGSTSRSSRSRKKLRTTKKKKKGEEEVTAVDGYETDHQDYCEVCQQGGEIILCDTCPRAYHMVCLDPDMEKAPEGKWSCPHCEKEGIQWEAKEDNSEGEEILEEVGGDPEEEDDHHMEFCRVCKDGGELLCCDTCPSSYHIHCLNPPLPEIPNGEWLCPRCTCPALKGKVQKILIWKWGQPPSPTPVPRPPDADPNTPSPKPLEGRPERQFFVKWQGMSYWHCSWVSELQLELHCQVMFRNYQRKNDMDEPPSGDFGGDEEKSRKRKNKDPKFAEMEERFYRYGIKPEWMMIHRILNHSVDKKGHVHYLIKWRDLPYDQASWESEDVEIQDYDLFKQSYWNHRELMRGEEGRPGKKLKKVKLRKLERPPETPTVDPTVKYERQPEYLDATGGTLHPYQMEGLNWLRFSWAQGTDTILADEMGLGKTVQTAVFLYSLYKEGHSKGPFLVSAPLSTIINWEREFEMWAPDMYVVTYVGDKDSRAIIRENEFSFEDNAIRGGKKASRMKKEASVKFHVLLTSYELITIDMAILGSIDWACLIVDEAHRLKNNQSKFFRVLNGYSLQHKLLLTGTPLQNNLEELFHLLNFLTPERFHNLEGFLEEFADIAKEDQIKKLHDMLGPHMLRRLKADVFKNMPSKTELIVRVELSPMQKKYYKYILTRNFEALNARGGGNQVSLLNVVMDLKKCCNHPYLFPVAAMEAPKMPNGMYDGSALIRASGKLLLLQKMLKNLKEGGHRVLIFSQMTKMLDLLEDFLEHEGYKYERIDGGITGNMRQEAIDRFNAPGAQQFCFLLSTRAGGLGINLATADTVIIYDSDWNPHNDIQAFSRAHRIGQNKKVMIYRFVTRASVEERITQVAKKKMMLTHLVVRPGLGSKTGSMSKQELDDILKFGTEELFKDEATDGGGDNKEGEDSSVIHYDDKAIERLLDRNQDETEDTELQGMNEYLSSFKVAQYVVREEEMGEEEVEREIIKQEESVDPDYWEKLLRHHYEQQQEDLARNLGKGKRIRKQVNYNDGSQEDRDWQDDQSDNQSDYSVASEEGDEDFDERSEAPRRPSRKGLRNDKDKPLPPLLARVGGNIEVLGFNARQRKAFLNAIMRYGMPPQDAFTTQWLVRDLRGKSEKEFKAYVSLFMRHLCEPGADGAETFADGVPREGLSRQHVLTRIGVMSLIRKKVQEFEHVNGRWSMPELAEVEENKKMSQPGSPSPKTPTPSTPGDTQPNTPAPAPPAEDGIKIEENSLKEEESAEGEKEVKSAAPEATIECTQPPAPASEDEKVLVEPPEGEEKVEKAEVKERTEEPMETEPKGVADVEKVEEKSAVDLTPIVVEDKEEKKEEEEKKEVMLQNGETPKDLNDEKQKKNIKQRFMFNIADGGFTELHSLWQNEERAATVTKKTYEIWHRRHDYWLLAGIINHGYARWQDIQNDPRYAILNEPFKGEMNRGNFLEIKNKFLARRFKLLEQALVIEEQLRRAAYLNMSEDPSHPSMALNTRFAEVECLAESHQHLSKESMAGNKPANAVLHKGILKQLEELLSDMKADVTRLPATIARIPPVAVRLQMSERNILSRLANRAPEPTPQQVAQQQ; translated from the exons ATGGCGTCGGGCCTGGGCTCCCCGTCCCCCTGCTCGGCGGGCAGCGAGGAGGAAGATATGGATGCACTTTTGAACAacagcctgcccccaccccacccag AAAACGAAGAGGACCCAGAAGAGGATTTGTCAGAAGCAGAGACTCCAAAgctcaagaagaagaaaaagcctaAGAAACCTCGGGACCCTAAAATCCCTAAGAGCAAGCGCCAAAAAAAGGAG cGTATGCTCTTATGCCGGCAGCTGGGGGACAGCTCTGGGGAGGGGCCGGAGtttgtggaggaggaggaagaggtggctCTGCGTTCAGACAGTGAGGGCAGCGACTATACCCctggcaagaagaaaaagaagaagcttggacctaagaaagaaaagaagagtaaatccaagcggaaggaagaggaggaggaggatgacgatgatgatgattcAAAG GAGCCTAAGTCATCCGCTCAGCTCCTGGAAGACTGGGGCATGGAAGACATTGACCATGTGTTCTCAGAGGAGGATTATCGCACCCTCACCAACTACAAGGCCTTCAGCCAGTTTGTCCG ACCCCTCATTGCTGCCAAAAACCCCAAGATTGCTGTCTCCAAGATGATGATGGTTTTGGGTGCAAAGTGGCGTGAGTTCAGCACCAACAATCCCTTCAAAGGCAGTTCCGGGGCTTCTgtggcggcagcagcggcggcagcgGTGGCTGTGGTGGAGAGCATGGTGACGGCCACTGAAGTTGCACCACCTCCTCCGCCTGTGGAGGTGCCGATCCGCAAGGCCAAGACCAAGGAGGGCAAAG GTCCCAATGCTCGGAGGAAGCCCAAGGGCAGCCCTCGTGTACCTGACGCCAAGAAGCCTAAACCCAAGAAAGTAGCTCCCCTGAAAATCAAGCTGGGAGGTTTTGGTTCTAAGCGTAAGAGATCCTCG AGTGAGGATGATGACTTAGATGTGGAGTCTGACTTCGATGATGCCAGCATCAATAGCTATTCCGTTTCTGATGGTTCTACCAGCCGCAGTAGCCGCAGCCGCAAGAAACTCCgaaccactaaaaagaaaaagaaag GCGAGGAGGAGGTGACTGCTGTGGATGGTTATGAGACAGACCACCAGGACTATTGCGAGGTGTGCCAGCAAGGCGGTGAGATCATCCTGTGTGATACCTGTCCCCGAGCCTACCACATGGTCTGCCTGGATCCGGATATGGAGAAGGCTCCCGAGGGCAAGTGGAGCTGTCCACATTGC GAGAAGGAAGGCATCCAGTGGGAGGCTAAAGAGGACAATTCAGAGGGTGAGGAGATCCTGGAAGAGGTTGGAGGAGACCCTGAAGAGGAGGATGACCACCATATGGAATTCTGTCGTGTCTGTAAAGATGGTGGGGAGCTGCTCTGCTGTGACACCTGTCCTTCATCCTACCACATCCACTGCCTGAACCCCCCACTTCCAGAGATTCCTAATGGTGAATGGCTCTGTCCCCGTTGTACG tgTCCAGCGCTTAAGGGCAAAGTTCAGAAGATTCTAATCTGGAAATGGGGGCAGCCACCATCTCCCACACCAGTGCCTCGGCCTCCAGATGCTGATCCCAATACTCCCTCTCCCAAGCCCTTGGAGGGGAGGCCAGAGCGGCAGTTCTTTGTGAAATGGCAAGGCATGTCTTACTGGCACTGCTCCTGGGTGTCTGAACTGCAG TTGGAGTTGCACTGTCAAGTGATGTTCCGAAACTATCAGCGAAAGAATGATATGGACGAACCACCTTCCGGGGACTTTGGTGGTGATGAAGAGAAGAGCCGGAAGCGTAAGAACAAAGATCCTAAATTTGCAGAGATGGAGGAACGCTTCTATCGCTATGGCATAAAACCTGAGTGGATGATGATCCACCGAATTCTCAACCACAG TGTGGACAAGAAGGGCCATGTCCACTACTTGATCAAGTGGCGGGACTTGCCCTACGATCAGGCATCCTGGGAGAGCGAGGATGTGGAGATACAGGACTATGATCTGTTCAAGCAGAGCTACTGGAATCACAG gGAGTTAATGAGGGGTGAGGAAGGACGACCAGGCAAGAAGCTCAAGAAGGTGAAGCTGAGGAAGTTGGAGAGGCCTCCTGAAACTCCTACAGTGGAT CCGACAGTGAAGTATGAGCGGCAGCCGGAGTACCTGGACGCTACTGGTGGAACTCTGCACCCCTATCAGATGGAGGGCTTGAACTGGTTGCGTTTCTCCTGGGCTCAAGGCACCGATACTATCTTGGCTGATGAGATGGGCCTCGGGAAGACTGTCCAGACAGCAGTCTTCCTCTATTCTCTCTACAAGGAG GGTCATTCCAAGGGCCCCTTCCTAGTGAGTGCTCCTCTTTCTACCATCATCAACTGGGAACGGGAGTTTGAAATGTGGGCTCCAGATATGTATGTGGTGACCTACGTGGGTGACAAAGACAGCCGTGCCATCATCCGAGAGAATGAGTTCTCCTTTGAAGACAACGCCATTCGTGGTGGCAAGAAAGCCTCTCGCATGAAG AAAGAGGCGTCTGTGAAGTTCCACGTGCTGCTGACGTCCTACGAGCTGATCACCATCGACATGGCCATCTTGGGCTCCATTGACTGGGCCTGCCTCATTGTGGACGAGGCGCACCGGCTCAAGAACAACCAGTCCAAG TTCTTCCGGGTGTTAAATGGTTACTCGCTCCAACACAAGCTGTTGCTGACCGGGACTCCGTTACAAAACAATCTGGAAGAGTTGTTTCATCTGCTCAACTTTCTAACCCCTGAGAGGTTCCA caatttggaaggcttcttggaggagttTGCTGACATTGCCAAGGAGGACCAGATTAAAAAACTGCATGACATGCTGGGCCCTCATATGTTGCGGCGGCTCAAAGCTGATGTGTTCAAGAACATGCCATCTAAGACAGAATTGATTGTGCGTGTGGAGCTGAGCCCTATGCAGAA GAAATACTACAAGTACATCCTTACTCGAAATTTTGAAGCACTCAATGCTCGGGGTGGCGGCAACCAGGTGTCTCTGCTCAACGTGGTGATGGATCTGAAGAAGTGCTGCAACCACCCGTACCTCTTCCCCGTGGCCGCGATG GAAGCCCCTAAAATGCCCAATGGCATGTATGATGGCAGTGCCCTAATCCGAGCATCTGGTAAATTATTGCTGCTACAGAAGATGCTCAAGAACCTCAAGGAGGGTGGGCACCGCGTTCTCATCTTCTCTCAG ATGACCAAGATGCTGGACCTGTTGGAGGATTTTTTGGAACATGAAGGTTATAAGTATGAACGAATCGATGGTGGGATCACCGGGAACATGCGGCAAGAGGCCATTGACCGCTTCAATG CACCGGGTGCTCAACAGTTCTGCTTCTTGCTTTCCACTCGAGCTGGGGGCCTTGGAATCAATCTCGCCACTGCCGACACAGTTATTATCTATGACTCTGACTGGAACCCCCATAATGACATCCAG GCTTTTAGCAGAGCTCACCGTATTGGGCAGAATAAGAAGGTGATGATATATCGGTTTGTGACCCGTGCGTCCGTGGAGGAGCGCATCACGCAGGTGGCAAAGAAGAAGATGATGCTGACACATCTAGTGGTTCGGCCTGGGCTGGGCTCCAAGACTGGATCCATGTCCAAACAGGAGCTTGACGACATCCTCAAGTTTGGCACTGAGGAGCTATTTAAGGATGAAGCCACAGACGGAG GAGGAGACAACAAAGAGGGAGAAGATAGTAGTGTTATCCACTATGATGACAAGGCCATTGAACGACTTCTGGACCGTAATCAGGATGAGACGGAAGACACAGAACTGCAGGGCATGAATGAATATTTGAGCTCGTTCAAAGTGGCCCAGTACGTGGTGCGGGAAGAAGAGATGGGG gaagaggaggtagaACGAGAAATCATAAAACAGGAAGAGAGTGTGGATCCTGACTACTGGGAGAAATTGCTGCGGCACCATTATGAGCAGCAGCAAGAAGATCTAGCCCGAAATCtgggcaaaggaaaaagaatccgTAAACAGGTCAACTACAATGATGGCTCCCAGGAGGACCGAG atTGGCAGGACGACCAGTCCGACAACCAGTCCGATTATTCAGTGGCCTCAGAGGAAGGTGATGAAGACTTCGATGAACGTTCAGAAG CTCCCCGCAGGCCCAGTCGTAAGGGCCTGCGGAATGATAAAGATAAGCCGTTGCCTCCTCTGTTAGCCCGTGTTGGGGGGAATATTGAA GTACTTGGTTTTAATGCTCGTCAGCGAAAAGCCTTTCTTAATGCAATTATGCGATATGGGATGCCTCCTCAGGATGCTTTTACCACCCAGTGGCTTGTGAGAGATCTGCGAGGCAAATCAGAGAAAGAGTTCAA GGCTTATGTATCTCTTTTCATGAGACATTTATGTGAGCCAGGAGCAGATGGGGCTGAGACCTTTGCTGATGGTGTCCCCCGAGAAGGCCTGTCTCGCCAGCATGTCCTTACTAGGATTGGTGTCATGTCCTTGATTCGAAAGAAG GTTCAGGAGTTTGAACATGTCAATGGGCGCTGGAGCATGCCTGAACTTGCTGaagtagaagaaaacaagaaaatgtccCAGCCAGGGTCTCCTTCTCCAAAGACTCCTACACCCTCCACTCCAGGAGATACACAACCCAATacccctgcacctgcccccccTGCTG AGGATGGGATAAAAATAGAGGAGAATAGCCTCAAAGAAGAAGAGAgtgcagaaggagaaaaggaggttAAGTCTGCAGCCCCAGAGGCCACTATTGAG tgtacacaaccccctgcccctgcctcagaAGATGAAAAAGTCCTTGTTGAACctcctgagggagaggagaaagtagAAAAGGCAGAGGTgaaggagagaacagaggaaCCGATGGAAACAGAGCCCAAAG GTGTTGCTGATGTGGAGAAGGTAGAGGAGAAGTCAGCAGTAGATCTGACCCCCATTGTGGTAGAGGACAAAG aagagaagaaagaagaagaagagaaaaaagaggtgaTGCTTCAGAATGGAGAGACCCCCAAGGACCTGAATGatgagaagcagaagaaaaatattaaacagcGTTTCATGTTCAATATCGCCGATGGTGGTTTTACTG AGTTACACTCCCTTTGGCAGAATGAGGAGCGGGCAGCCACTGTCACCAAGAAGACTTATGAGATCTGGCATCGACGGCATGACTACTGGCTGCTGGCTGGCATCATAAA CCATGGCTATGCCCGGTGGCAGGACATCCAGAATGACCCACGCTATGCTATCCTCAATGAACCTTTCAAGGGTGAAATGAATCGTGGCAATTTCTTAGAGATCAAGAATAAGTTTCTAGCCCGAAGGTTCAAG CTCTTAGAACAAGCCCTGGTGATCGAGGAACAGCTGCGTCGGGCAGCTTACCTGAACATGTCAGAGGACCCCTCTCACCCCTCCATGGCCCTAAACACGCGCTTTGCTGAGGTGGAGTGTTTGGCCGAGAGTCACCAGCACCTGTCCAAGGAGTCAATGGCAGGAAACAAGCCAGCCAATGCGGTCCTGCACAAAGGTA TTCTGAAACAGCTAGAAGAACTGCTGAGTGACATGAAAGCCGATGTGACTCGACTCCCAGCTACTATTGCCCGGATTCCCCCAGTTGCTGTGAGGCTACAGATGTCAGAGCGTAACATCCTCAGCCGTCTGGCAAACCGAGCACCTGAACCTACTCCACAGCAG GTGGCCCAGCAGCAGTGA